The following proteins are co-located in the Vigna angularis cultivar LongXiaoDou No.4 chromosome 2, ASM1680809v1, whole genome shotgun sequence genome:
- the LOC108323057 gene encoding UDP-glycosyltransferase 83A1: MGIPHFLCLPLPIQGHVNPLMQFSLLLAKHGCKVTFVHTEFSNKRANTAGGDNKEEALVKMVTLPDGLDPQDDRSDVAKLLVSMKSTMPALLPKLIQDIDASDVENKITCIIVTINMGWALEVGNEMGIKGALLCPASATSLASAACIPNLIEDGIIDSQGLPTKNQEIQLSSNMPMMDTAYFPWRGFNKIFFEHLMQEMQTLKVGEWWLCNTTYDLEPGAFSISPKFLPIGPLIENSNRSSFWEEDRACLEWLDEQPPQSVVYVSFGSLAVMDPNQFKELALALDLLHRPFIWVVRPSNDKKENVNAYPHDFHGSKGKIVGWAPQKKILNHPSLACFISHCGWNSTLEGICAGLPFLCWPCTTDQFLNKSYICDVWKIGVGLEKNESGIVSREEIKKKVNQLLVDEDIKGRSLKLKEMTINNIQEGGQSSKNLNFFMDWAK, from the exons ATGGGCATCCCTCACTTTCTTTGTTTACCATTACCTATACAAGGACACGTGAACCCCCTCATGcagttttctcttcttttggcCAAACATGGTTGCAAGGTCACTTTTGTCCACACAGAGTTCAGCAACAAACGAGCCAATACTGCTGGTGGTGACAACAAGGAGGAGGCACTGGTAAAGATGGTGACTCTCCCTGATGGTTTGGACCCTCAAGATGACAGAAGCGATGTGGCCAAACTTCTTGTTTCAATGAAAAGCACCATGCCTGCTCTGCTTCCAAAGCTCATACAAGACATTGATGCCTCCGATGTTGAGAACAAGATAACATGTATAATTGTTACCATAAATATGGGTTGGGCTTTGGAAGTAGGAAATGAAATGGGAATCAAAGGGGCTCTTCTCTGTCCAGCATCTGCAACTTCCTTGGCTTCTGCTGCCTGCATCCCAAACCTTATTGAAGATGGCATTATTGATTCTCAAG GACTTCCCACCAAAAACCAAGAAATTCAACTCTCTTCGAATATGCCCATGATGGACACTGCATACTTTCCATGGCGTGGCTTTAATAAGATCTTCTTTGAGCATCTTATGCAAGAGATGCAGACTTTGAAGGTAGGAGAGTGGTGGCTTTGCAACACTACCTATGATCTTGAGCCGGGAGCATTTTCCATATCACCAAAGTTCCTACCAATTGGGCCATTGATAGAAAACAGCAACAGAAGTTCATTCTGGGAAGAAGACAGAGCCTGTTTGGAGTGGCTAGATGAGCAACCACCTCAGTCTGTTGTGTATGTTTCCTTTGGCAGTTTAGCAGTGATGGATCCGAACCAGTTTAAAGAATTAGCTCTTGCACTCGATCTCCTTCACAGGCCTTTTATTTGGGTCGTGCGTCCCAGTAATGACAAGAAGGAAAACGTGAATGCATACCCTCATGATTTCCATGGAAGTAAAGGTAAAATAGTTGGTTGGGCCCCTCAGAAGAAGATACTGAACCACCCTTCATTGGCTTGCTTCATTAGTCACTGTGGTTGGAATTCTACTCTGGAAGGTATATGTGCTGGTTTACCTTTCTTGTGTTGGCCATGTACAACCGATCAATTTCTGAACAAGTCTTATATTTGTGATGTGTGGAAGATTGGAGTTGGTTtagaaaagaatgaaagtgGAATAGTTTCAAGGGAAGAGATTAAGAAGAAGGTGAATCAACTTCTTGTTGATGAAGACATTAAAGGAAGGTCTTTGAAATTGAAGGAGATGACTATAAATAACATACAAGAAGGTGGACAGTCATCAAAGAATCTCAACTTTTTTATGGATTGGGCAAAGTAG
- the LOC108323035 gene encoding UDP-glycosyltransferase 83A1-like, with product MGIPHFLLIPYPGVGHVNPLMQLSEILATHGCKITFLNTEFNHNRINTADGLGPEDDRKDPKKLTFSIKTHMPHMLPKLIQDINALNVNNNITCIVVTMNMGWALEVGHKLGIKGAVFWPASALSLATCDCIPKLMQDGIVDSDGKAFQPIAQSVIYVAFGSSRVIDHNQLKELALGLDLLNKPFLWVVNSCDNNRVNNSYSDEFHESKGRILNWAPQEKILNHPAIACFVSHCGWNSSIEGICSGVPFLCWPLVKDQFANKSYICDVWKVGLRLDKDENGFVSKEEITKKVEQLFGDEGIKARSLKLKELTLNNVVEGGHSSQNLKSFISWAE from the exons ATGGGCATCCCTCACTTTCTGCTGATTCCATATCCAGGTGTAGGACATGTGAATCCCCTTATGCAATTGTCTGAGATTCTTGCCACACATGGCTGCAAGATCACTTTTCTAAACACAGAGTTCAACCACAATCGAATAAATACAGCAGATGGTTTGGGCCCTGAAGATGACAGAAAGGACCCCAAGAAACTTACTTTCTCAATCAAAACTCACATGCCTCATATGCTTCCCAAACTCATACAAGATATCAATGCATTGAATGTTAACAATAACATCACTTGCATTGTTGTCACAATGAATATGGGTTGGGCCCTGGAAGTTGGCCATAAATTGGGAATTAAAGGAGCTGTTTTCTGGCCTGCATCTGCCCTTTCCTTGGCCACATGTGATTGCATCCCAAAGCTGATGCAAGATGGAATCGTAGATTCAGatggtaaagcttttcaacc AATTGCTCAATCTGTTATATATGTAGCCTTTGGTAGTTCGAGAGTAATTGATCACAACCAATTAAAGGAATTGGCTCTTGGACTTGATTTACTTAACAAGCCTTTTCTTTGGGTTGTGAATTCTTGCGACAATAACAGGGTAAACAACTCATACTCTGATGAATTCCACGAAAGTAAAGGCAGAATTTTGAACTGGGCACCACAGGAGAAGATTTTGAACCACCCTGCCATAGCTTGCTTCGTTAGTCACTGCGGTTGGAATTCTAGCATTGAAGGTATATGTAGTGGCGTCCCTTTCTTGTGTTGGCCATTAGTAAAGGATCAGTTTGCGAACAAGTCATATATTTGTGATGTGTGGAAGGTTGGACTGAGATTAGACAAGGATGAAAATGGATTCGTATCGAAGGAAGAGATAACGAAGAAGGTGGAGCAACTGTTTGGTGATGAAGGCATAAAAGCAAGGTCATTGAAACTGAAAGAATTGACCCTGAATAACGTAGTAGAAGGTGGTCACTCTTCACAGAATCTGAAAAGCTTCATCAGCTGGGCAGAGTAA
- the LOC108323052 gene encoding UDP-glycosyltransferase 83A1-like, whose protein sequence is MAISPHFLVIPYPVLGHVNPLVQLSQILAKHGCSITFLNTEFSHKRLNATGAGLDNLKGSGIRFVTLPDGLGPEDDRSDQKKVVRSIKTNMPSMLPKLIQDVNALDVNNKITCIVVTLSMTWALKVAHTLGIKGTLLWPASATTLVLCDCIPRLIDDGVIDSYGIPGRRQKIQLSPNMPSMDTENFPWRGHEKLHFDHLVQEMQTMKLGEWWLCNTTYNLEPAVFSMSPRLLPIGPLMASDSNKSSFWEEDTSCLEWLDEQLPQSVVYVSFGSMAVMDPNQFNELALGIDLLKKPFIWVVRPNDNKVNINAYPHDFHGKRGRTVAWAPQKKILNHPALACFISHCGWNSTVEGVCGGTPFLCWPFAKDQLVNKSYICDVWKVGVGLDKDENGLISKEEIKNKVEQLLGDQNIKARSLRMKELTMNNISKGGQSSKNLEKFIKWAQ, encoded by the exons ATGGCCATCAGCCCTCACTTTCTTGTTATACCGTATCCAGTTCTAGGCCACGTGAATCCCCTCGTCCAGTTGTCTCAGATTCTGGCCAAACATGGCTGCAGCATCACTTTTCTGAATACAGAGTTCAGCCACAAACGGTTGAACGCCACTGGTGCTGGCCTTGACAACCTCAAGGGATCAGGGATAAGGTTTGTGACACTCCCAGATGGGTTAGGCCCTGAAGATGATCGAAGTGACCAGAAGAAAGTTGTTCGTTCCATCAAAACCAATATGCCCTCCATGCTTCCTAAGCTCATACAAGATGTCAATGCTTTAGATGTAAACAATAAGATCACTTGTATTGTTGTGACATTGAGCATGACTTGGGCCTTGAAAGTCGCCCACACTTTGGGAATCAAAGGCACTCTTCTATGGCCTGCATCAGCAACTACTCTCGTCTTGTGTGATTGCATCCCAAGGCTGATTGATGATGGCGTTATAGATTCATATG GAATCCCTGGAAGAAGACAGAAAATTCAACTCTCCCCAAACATGCCTTCGATGGACACAGAAAACTTTCCATGGCGTGGGCATGAGAAGTTGCACTTTGATCATCTCGTGCAAGAGATGCAGACCATGAAGTTAGGAGAATGGTGGCTTTGCAACACAACTTATAATCTTGAGCCTGCAGTGTTTTCCATGTCACCAAGGCTGCTTCCAATTGGTCCATTGATGGCAAGTGACAGCAACAAAAGTTCATTCTGGGAAGAAGACACGTCCTGTTTGGAGTGGTTAGACGAGCAACTACCTCAATCTGTTGTGTATGTTTCCTTTGGTAGCATGGCTGTAATGGACCCCAACCAATTTAATGAATTAGCCCTTGGAATTGATCTCCTCAAGAAGCCTTTTATTTGGGTTGTACGTCCAAATGACAACAAGGTAAACATTAATGCATACCCTCATGATTTTCATGGAAAGAGAGGTAGAACTGTAGCTTGGGCACCACAGAAGAAGATATTAAACCACCCTGCATTGGCTTGCTTCATCAGTCACTGTGGTTGGAATTCTACTGTAGAAGGTGTATGTGGTGGCACACCCTTCTTGTGCTGGCCATTTGCCAAGGACCAACTTGTTAACAAGTCATACATCTGTGATGTCTGGAAGGTTGGAGTAGGATTAGACAAGGACGAAAATGGATTGATATCaaaagaagagataaagaaTAAGGTTGAGCAATTACTTGGGGATCAAAACATAAAAGCAAGATCATTGAGAATGAAGGAATTGACCATGAATAACATATCCAAAGGTGGCCAGTCTTCCAAAAATCTAGAAAAGTTTATCAAGTGGGCACAGTAA
- the LOC108323049 gene encoding UDP-glycosyltransferase 83A1 translates to MGIPHFLLIPYPSVGHVNPLMQLSEILATHGCKITFLNTEFNHNRMNTADAGLENSKGPQIKFVTLPDGLGPEDDRKDPKKVIFSIKTRMPHMLPKLIQDINALNVNNNITCIVVTVNMSWALEVGHKLGIKGAVLWPASATSLATCDCIPKLIQDGILDSDGKPIEKKEIQLYPNMPMMDTENFPWCGLDKTVIHHIAQEMQTIKLGEWWLCNTAHNLEPAAFSISSRFLPIGPLMATDSNKSALWQEDTTCLDWLDHQPPQSVIYVAFGSSGVIDHNQLKELALGLDLLNKPFLWVVNSSDNKRVNNSYSDEFHGSKGRIVKWAPQKKILNHPAIACFVSHCGWNSSMEGICSGVPFLCWPLVKDQFVNKSYICDVWKVGLRLDKDENGLVSKEEITKKVEQLFGDEGIKARSLKLKELTLNNVVEDGQSSENLKSFISWAE, encoded by the exons ATGGGCATCCCTCACTTTCTGCTGATTCCTTATCCAAGTGTAGGACATGTGAATCCCCTTATGCAGTTGTCTGAGATTCTTGCCACACATGGCTGCAAGATCACTTTCCTAAATACAGAATTCAACCACAATCGAATGAATACAGCAGATGCTGGGCTGGAGAATTCAAAGGGACCCCAGATTAAGTTTGTGACGCTCCCAGATGGTTTGGGCCCTGAAGATGACAGAAAGGACCCCAAGAAAGTTATTTTCTCAATCAAAACTCGCATGCCTCATATGCTTCCCAAACTCATACAAGATATCAATGCATTGAATGTTAACAATAACATCACTTGCATTGTTGTCACAGTGAATATGAGTTGGGCCCTGGAAGTTGGCCATAAATTGGGAATTAAAGGAGCTGTTTTGTGGCCTGCATCTGCCACTTCCTTGGCCACATGTGATTGCATCCCAAAGCTTATTCAAGATGGAATCCTAGATTCAGatg GAAAGCCAatcgaaaagaaagaaattcaactctACCCAAATATGCCAATGATGGACACAGAAAACTTTCCATGGTGTGGCCTAGATAAGACTGTCATTCATCATATTGCACAAGAGATGCAGACTATTAAGTTAGGAGAATGGTGGCTTTGCAACACAGCACACAATCTTGAGCCTGCTGCATTTTCCATATCATCACGGTTCCTACCTATTGGTCCATTGATGGCAACTGACAGCAACAAAAGTGCACTCTGGCAAGAAGACACAACTTGCTTAGACTGGCTAGATCATCAGCCACCTCAATCTGTTATATATGTAGCCTTTGGTAGTTCGGGAGTAATTGATCACAACCAATTAAAGGAATTGGCTCTTGGACTTGATTTACTTAACAAGCCTTTTCTTTGGGTTGTGAATTCTAGTGACAATAAAAGGGTAAACAATTCATACTCTGATGAATTCCACGGAAGTAAAGGCAGAATTGTGAAGTGGGCACCACAGAAGAAGATTTTGAACCACCCTGCCATAGCTTGCTTCGTTAGTCACTGTGGTTGGAATTCTAGCATGGAAGGTATATGTAGTGGCGTCCCTTTCTTGTGTTGGCCATTAGTAAAGGATCAGTTTGTGAACAAGTCATATATTTGTGATGTGTGGAAGGTTGGACTGAGATTAGACAAGGATGAAAATGGATTAGTATCAAAGGAAGAGATAACGAAGAAGGTGGAACAACTGTTTGGTGATGAAGGCATAAAAGCAAGGTCGTTGAAACTGAAGGAATTGACCCTGAATAACGTAGTAGAAGATGGTCAATCTTCAGAGAATCTGAAAAGCTTTATCAGCTGGGCAGAGTAA